In a single window of the Synergistota bacterium genome:
- a CDS encoding iron ABC transporter substrate-binding protein — translation MRKALFIFLVSVFIFGALGISSAMDKGIEVVDMVGRHVMVPVKVSRICPLKWGSTRILVYLNASKKVVGISEFEKNRGMKVLPYLIAHPEFKNLPIVQTGFSPNVEKIIELEPDLIIASYYTAGEANKLQERTGIPVVVIKPGLGAKEYVDYSDDNNAFYRSLKLVAKILHREDRAGEIISYVKGVVKDLSQRTKGIFEKEKPRVYIGGLSKHGSFGITSTQTRYPPFVLVNAKNVASGISSRSNTIQISRERLIAWDPDVMFIDEVNLKLILKDLERSEYRQIRAVKNGELYGVFPYPRYGLNHEIVLANAYYIGKVLYPDRFKDINPEKKADEIFSFFIGKPCYEALAKKLGGYRRLTLPKK, via the coding sequence ATGAGGAAAGCTTTATTTATCTTTCTAGTTTCGGTTTTTATCTTTGGTGCTTTAGGTATAAGTAGTGCTATGGATAAAGGCATTGAGGTAGTTGATATGGTCGGAAGGCACGTTATGGTTCCCGTGAAGGTTTCCCGAATATGTCCATTGAAGTGGGGAAGCACGAGAATACTTGTTTACTTAAATGCTTCAAAGAAGGTTGTAGGGATTAGCGAGTTCGAGAAAAATAGAGGGATGAAAGTTTTGCCGTATTTGATTGCCCACCCTGAGTTTAAAAATTTGCCGATAGTTCAGACAGGGTTTTCTCCAAATGTTGAAAAAATTATCGAATTGGAACCTGATCTGATTATAGCTTCTTACTATACTGCTGGAGAGGCGAATAAACTGCAAGAGCGAACGGGAATTCCGGTTGTGGTTATTAAGCCTGGATTGGGGGCGAAAGAGTATGTAGATTACTCGGACGATAACAATGCATTCTATAGGTCATTGAAACTGGTAGCTAAGATACTCCACAGAGAAGATAGGGCAGGGGAAATTATAAGCTATGTGAAGGGTGTTGTGAAGGATCTTTCTCAAAGGACGAAAGGGATATTTGAAAAAGAGAAACCGAGGGTATACATCGGTGGATTATCGAAACACGGCTCGTTTGGAATAACCTCTACGCAGACAAGATATCCTCCATTTGTGTTAGTTAATGCGAAAAACGTGGCAAGCGGTATATCGTCCAGATCGAATACGATTCAGATTAGCAGGGAGAGATTGATTGCGTGGGATCCAGATGTAATGTTTATAGATGAGGTGAATCTAAAGCTCATTTTAAAAGACCTCGAGAGATCAGAATATAGGCAGATAAGAGCTGTTAAGAACGGAGAGCTTTATGGGGTGTTTCCATATCCGAGGTATGGATTAAATCATGAGATAGTTTTGGCAAATGCCTATTATATTGGCAAGGTCCTCTATCCCGATAGATTTAAAGATATAAATCCCGAGAAAAAAGCAGATGAGATCTTCAGTTTTTTCATTGGTAAGCCTTGCTATGAGGCTTTAGCTAAGAAACTGGGAGGGTATAGAAGGCTAACGCTTCCAAAAAAATAG